The following proteins come from a genomic window of Heyndrickxia acidicola:
- a CDS encoding YhgE/Pip domain-containing protein: MESKSWLLNEWLQVLKNKKWMAAIIVILFVPSLYSGTYLWANWNPYAHLERLPVAVANDDELVSQQGRTYNLGKDLVSQLHRDKSFHWVFVSKKQADRGLQNNRYYFEIYIPKDFSKRAATFTKAMPSPLNLYYKVNVGSNFLASQIGRTGVDKIREKLSESLSKNYAKMVFAGLFSVSKVLQDASKGSGKLSTNLRKVTDGTNKIINGMNQGKQPIASFSGGAQQLSNAADQLSAGANKINSGFEKVNSGMGSLETGLHTLYNSSNQLTNTVTPISGKAGQYQQLFSDFQKNHPEINTQELQPLQNAGKDLTEKSAFFIYNLQKFNDGLGKAADSSTALHTGTSQLARNVTKLSAGAGKIADSEKKLSTGASSLENGWNSAIQNLTSLKKNLEQITAGSNQLTSQLADGAKKIGSIHAGEQLYSMMANPVHLKEELVHNVPNYGTGLAPYFISLSLFVGALLISTVFPIRETSLPPQSAWLWFLSKFIILAFVSLGHCIITNLILIYAVGLKPVDTGWLFVFTFIASITFMSIIQFLATAADHAGRFLAVILLVLQLTSSSGTFPMELTPWFLQKLHGVLPMTFTVQGFRAAISTGDHTLLFHDVLILVPYFLISVLLTLAVMKIMLHRWENVVHS; the protein is encoded by the coding sequence GTGGAATCAAAATCATGGTTATTGAATGAATGGTTACAGGTGCTGAAAAATAAAAAATGGATGGCTGCCATCATTGTCATCCTATTCGTTCCTTCTTTATATAGCGGTACCTACTTATGGGCCAACTGGAATCCTTATGCCCATTTAGAAAGACTTCCGGTAGCGGTTGCTAATGATGATGAATTAGTGTCTCAGCAAGGAAGGACTTACAATCTTGGTAAGGACCTTGTTTCCCAGCTGCACCGAGATAAAAGCTTTCATTGGGTGTTTGTTTCAAAAAAGCAGGCAGACCGCGGCCTTCAAAATAACCGGTATTATTTTGAAATATACATACCAAAAGACTTCTCCAAACGAGCGGCAACTTTCACAAAGGCAATGCCTTCTCCACTCAATCTATATTATAAAGTGAATGTCGGCAGCAATTTTCTCGCCTCTCAAATTGGACGGACAGGTGTGGATAAAATAAGAGAAAAATTATCCGAATCCCTTAGTAAAAACTATGCCAAAATGGTTTTTGCCGGTCTTTTTTCTGTCAGCAAAGTGCTGCAGGACGCAAGCAAAGGATCGGGAAAGCTGTCTACGAACCTGAGAAAAGTCACTGACGGAACAAACAAAATAATAAACGGGATGAATCAAGGAAAACAACCGATTGCTTCCTTTTCAGGGGGGGCACAGCAGCTAAGCAATGCAGCTGATCAGCTCTCTGCTGGAGCAAACAAAATAAACAGCGGATTCGAAAAAGTTAACTCAGGCATGGGCAGCTTGGAAACTGGTCTACACACTTTATACAACAGCTCTAACCAGTTAACCAATACTGTCACACCGATTTCAGGGAAGGCAGGTCAATACCAGCAGCTATTTTCTGATTTCCAAAAAAATCATCCTGAAATAAACACCCAAGAGCTTCAGCCTCTTCAAAATGCAGGAAAGGATTTAACCGAAAAATCAGCCTTTTTTATTTATAATCTTCAAAAGTTTAATGATGGACTCGGGAAAGCTGCCGACAGTTCAACCGCCCTTCACACTGGGACCAGTCAACTCGCTAGAAACGTAACCAAGCTTTCCGCTGGTGCAGGGAAGATCGCGGACTCCGAAAAAAAGCTATCGACTGGAGCCTCTAGTCTAGAGAACGGCTGGAATTCAGCCATTCAAAACCTGACCAGCTTAAAAAAGAACCTAGAGCAAATAACGGCTGGCAGCAATCAGCTCACAAGCCAGTTAGCAGACGGAGCAAAGAAGATCGGGTCGATCCATGCTGGTGAACAGCTTTATTCCATGATGGCAAATCCTGTTCATTTAAAAGAAGAGCTTGTCCACAACGTTCCTAACTATGGTACAGGACTAGCTCCTTACTTTATATCTTTAAGCCTGTTTGTAGGGGCATTACTGATCTCTACGGTTTTTCCCATCCGCGAAACCAGTTTGCCTCCCCAATCAGCCTGGTTGTGGTTTTTATCCAAATTCATCATTTTAGCTTTCGTTTCATTAGGACACTGCATCATTACTAACCTTATTTTGATCTATGCAGTCGGACTTAAACCCGTTGATACAGGCTGGCTCTTTGTATTCACATTTATTGCAAGTATTACGTTTATGTCGATTATACAATTTCTTGCAACTGCCGCCGACCATGCAGGAAGATTTCTAGCCGTCATTCTCCTAGTGCTTCAGCTCACCTCAAGCTCAGGAACGTTTCCCATGGAATTAACCCCATGGTTTTTACAAAAGCTTCACGGGGTATTGCCCATGACTTTTACGGTACAGGGCTTCAGGGCAGCCATTTCAACAGGGGACCATACGCTTCTTTTCCATGACGTCCTCATACTGGTGCCTTACTTTTTGATTTCGGTTCTGCTAACACTTGCTGTAATGAAAATCATGCTGCATCGCTGGGAAAATGTCGTCCACTCATAA